In Rhodococcus qingshengii JCM 15477, the sequence ATCATATCGACAAGGCGTCGAAAAACCATGTGAGGTGCGTTACTACTTCCCGTAGTAGACACTCGAGGCGCTGAGCGTCGTATCAGCCCCCGACGCCCACCGGTCGATCCCCGACAATCGAGATTCGATCCATCACACGACGAGCCGGGAAGTAGTCACTGGCCGCGTAGTGCTGGCAGGTCCGATTGTCCCAGAAGGCAACAGTATTCGGCTCCCACTTCAAACGGACCTGAAATTCCGGACGATTGACGTGGCGATACAGCATCGTGAGAAGTTCGTTCGATTCTTCTTCTGACACACCCAAGATCCGTTGCGTGAAGGTCATGTTGACGAACAACACCCGCCTGCCACTTTCCGGAATGATCCGAACCACCGGATGCTGCACAGCGGGGAACTTCGGACGCAACATCTCGACCGCATCCACCGGCATCGACCTGCCGAACGAGTTGATCCAATCGTGTTCTGCAACAAGCGGGTCGATACGCTTCTTGATGTCTTCAGGAAGCAGATCGTAGCCAGCTGCAGTATCGGCCCACAAAGTGTCACCACCCACCTCCGGCACCTCGACCGCACGAAGAACTGCTGCGAACGAAGGAAACTCGTGCCACGTAACGTCGTTGTGCCAGTTGTTCTCGACTCCGCCGACCATCGCATCCTTCGCCAGTGTCGTGACATCGACGTCCGTCTGCCCGGGCTGCGTGTACTTGAAGAACGGATGCTGTTCGAGATCGCCCCAACGCTCGGCAAAAGCTCGATGTTCCGCTCGGTCGAGGTCCTGATCGCGGAAGAAGAGGACTTTCCATTCGAGGAGAGCTCGGCGGAGTTCCGCAATCACGGCATCAGACAGACCCCCACCGAGTCGAATACCGGAGATTTCCGCTCCGATCGTCGGCGCGACCGCCTTGACCGCAAAGTGTTCGTACGGTGCCGGAACTACCGACTCGGGATTCCGGTGAGCAACGAGTGGACCGTACGCAGCAAGCGGGTCGGTGGGGATCGGAAAGATTGTTGCCGCAGGAAAAAGGGTAGCCATCAGGACACTTCCTCGAAATCGACGATGTCGTAAAGGACAAAAGTCAGATTAAGTTCACCGCCTTAAAGTGTCAACGGTCACGTTCTCCGGCGCGAATCTTGACCCTGACGCCGCGTCAAGGTTGGAGAATGGTTTTCACTGACGGAATCCGATTCGATCACGGGAGGGCAGGGCGATGATGACCATCGGCGAGCTGGCCAAATTGGCCGGCACCACCGTCAGATCCGTGCGCTACTACCACTCGAACGGCCTTCTCGAAGAACCACAACGCCAACCCAACGGCTACCGCATGTACCGGGCGGTGGACCTGGCACGACTGAGTCGCATCCGCCGCCTGCGCGATCTGGGGATTCCTGTTGCCAAGATCGCCGAACTACTCGACGGCGACGCTCACGACACTCGGTCCGCACTCGATGCCCTCGACAAGGAATTGGCGACGAAGGCCGAACAGATCGCTGTTCAGCGTGCGCACATCGAGTCGCTACGCCGCAATGCCGATCCTGAACTACCCGACGCGTTTTCGGAAGTGCTCGCACAGTACGTCGTTGCCGGTGCGCCGACAGCGTGGATCGACAACGAGCGTGAACTTCTGATCCTCGCACTCACGGTCTCCGGGGGCGATCCCGAGGTCTGCGATTCACTCCTGTCCGCCCATCGCCGGGTATTGGCCGAGCCGAACCGCGAGCAGGCCATCGAATTGATAACTCGTATGTATGCCCTCGCCGACGCACCGGCTGACGCGGACACGATTGCGGCCCTTGCCATTCAGTTCTGCGACTTCACCGAGCGCGTGCTACCCGAACAGGCTGCACCGGAGGACGCTTCCCCCACCCGGCTGGTAGCGGTACTGCGCGAACACCAAGCGGATCGACGAACCGTCACCCAGGAAAGATTCGCGAAGGCTGTGGCCGCGGAGTTCGCCGCCCGTCAATCCCGCCTCTGAAAAACCCTGATTAGCCCCCACATTCGAAGTGGGGTGACCAACACTGCCCGAAAATGGGCTCAACGCAAGGACACGACAATGACTGGATTCACCATGCCCAGATCACGCATGCCTCGATCACGAAGGTGGCTGGCTACCACAATCGCCGCTGCCGCACTCGCCGTACCTGCATTGGCGGCGTGCTCGGATCCTGCTACTCCGCAGGAAGATCCACAATCGAATCTCAGCGCGTTCTACGAACAGGATCTCGAGTGGGGGCCATGCGCCACAGACACCGGAACGTCGACCGCAAGTGAATGCGCCATGGTCACAGTACCTTTGGACTATTCCGCCCCCGACGGCAAGACGATCGAAGTGGCGATCTCGCGGGTCGCATCCACCGACCCCGCACAGCGACGCGGGATCCTGCTCACCAACCCCGGCGGCCCGGGCGGCCGAGGACTGGGATTGCCCGAGATTCTGAATGCGGGCATGACACCGGAAGTCGCAGCGGCATACGACGTCATCGGCACGGACACCCGAGGACTCGGCAAGAGCACACCGATCGACTGCGGCGTCGAACAGATGACATGGATGCGGTCGCCGGGCACCACGGACGAGGGATGGAACGAGAGTGTTGCGCTCGCACGCGAGGCCGCTGACACATGCTGGGACAAGTACCCGGACTATCTGCCGCACATCAATACTCAAAACATCGCCCGCGACCTCGACGTGATTCGTGGCGCCCTCGACCAGGAGAAGGCGTCGTACTTCGGGTGGTCGTACGGCACATACCTCGGTGCAACCTATGCTCAAATGTTCCCGGACAGGATCGACCGTGTGGTTCTCGACAGTGCACCGGATCCGAAGAAATACGGATACGAGATGTTCCAGGACATGGGCCCGGCCAACGAGAAAGCGATCGACGGATTCTCGCAGTGGGCAGCAGAACACAACTCCACCTATGCACTCGGATCGACGCCCGCCGAAGTTCGCGCCCTCATCGAGAAGCTGATCTCGGACGCGGCCACCACTCCGATACAGATCGGTGATCATGCCGTCGACGATCACGTCCTTCCATTCCTGATGTACGTCAACGGAACCGGCGACACCGAGAAGGAAAGTGAGGCATTCGCACAGGTATTGTTTCAGTTGCGCGATCTCGCCGCAGGCAAGACCGTCGAGAACATCCATCCCCAGCTGACGGGATTGATGCAGGCATGGTTCCAGACCGAACTGGGAACCGGTCCTGACTATGCCGGGACAATCGCCATCGTCTGCGGAGACGTATCGATGCCGAGCGATCCCCAGTGGTACCGCAACAAGTTGGAGGAGCACCGTGATGATCAGCCGATCTTTGCCGGCACACACAACACGATCATGCCGTGCGCGTTCTGGCGCAGTGAGGCCCCTACGCGGATCGACATCGACAACAACGTTCCGGCATTGCAGATCCAGGCAACCGGTGACACCCGCACGACGTACGACGAAGGCCTCGGCATGCATGAAGCGATGAAAGGCTCACGGCTCGTGACAGTTCCAGGCCGCACTCATGCGGTGTTCCCGGGCTACGCGAATACTTGCGCGAACGCCGCCGTCAACTCGTACCTGCTCGACGGCTCACTGCCGGCCGAAGACGTGGTGTGCGAGTCGTGACCTCAGCCCGTCAGCTCGCTCTTGATCTCGTTCTTGAGAACTTTGCCGACCTTGGAGCGAGGTAGATCGTCCCAGACGATGACTTGCTTCGGAGTCTTCACACTTCCGATGCGAGCCTTCACGAAAGCCATCACCTCGGCGCCGTCGATGTCGGCGCCGAGGTGCGGTTGCACCACTGCCACAACGCGTTCGCCCCACTTGTCGTCCGGCAACCCGATCACTCCGCAGTCCTGAATCCCCGGATACGCCATGAGTGCCTGCTCCACCTCGACCGAATAGACGTTGAAACCGCCGGTGATGATCATGTCCTTCGCACGGTCGACGATGAACAGGAAATTGTCCTCGTCCAGGTACCCGATATCGCCGGTGTGATGCCAGCCGTGGGCTGACGCTTCCGCGGTTGCGTCGGGGTTCTTGTAATAACCCGCCATCACCAACGAACTGCGAATCACCACCTCACCACGCTCGCCATGTCCGAGCAGCGCGCCTTTGTCGTCCATGATCCCCACGGTCACCAACGGCGACGGTCGACCCGCCGACGAAAGTCGTGACGTTGCGACAGTGCCGTCCGAGCCGAAGTGCTCCTTCGGTGACATCGTCGAGATCATCATGGGGGCTTCACTCTGCCCGAACAGCTGAGCCATGACCGGGCCGATCTTGTCGATCGCCTCCGCGAGTCTGGTCGGGGAGATCGGCGCCGCTCCGTACCAGAAGCATTGCAGCGAGCTGAGATCCGTGGCCGACAGGGCCTCGTGCTCGAGCAGCATGTAGATGAGCGTCGGCGGCAGGAAGGTGTGAGTCACCTTGTGCTTCTGAACGTTCGCGAGGAAGTACCCGAGATCGGGCTTCGGCATGATCACCACTTCGCCGCCGAGGGCCATGATCGGGAAGCACAGAACACCGGCGGCGTGAGTCAGCGGTGCCAGCGCCAGATACACCGGGCGCCCCTCGAACGGATAACTCATCAAGGTGATTGCGGTCATCGTCTCGATGTTGTGCCCGGTCAACATCACTCCCTTTGGCCGTCCAGTTGTACCACCGGTGCCGACCAGCATGGTGACGTCGTCGGGCGCCGCGGCGTCGAGTTCGTCTTCCCCGAGCCAGCTTTCGAGGGACTGTGCCGAATCCCACTCGCCGTCGATACAGACGAGCGTCACCAACTGGGGAAGAGCATCCTTGATCTGGTCGACGAGCGGCGCATAGGACTTCTGGAAGAACAGAGCGCGACAATCGAACAGATCCAACAGGTCTCGGTTTTCCGCAGCTTCGTTGCGAGGGTTGATCGGGCACCAGACTGCGCCAGCCCTACTGATACCGAATACGCAGGAGAACGAGATCGGGTCGTTGCCGGACAAAATCGCGACCTTTTCGCCCGCCGCGATGCCCGAAGCCGCGAGCGAAGCTGCGAAGCGTCGGCTGAACTGCTGCACCTCGCCGTAGGAGAGAGTGCGCTCCCCCATCGTCAAACACGGTGCAGTGGAACCAAGAGAGGCTCCCTTGTCGAGATAGTCGG encodes:
- a CDS encoding TauD/TfdA dioxygenase family protein, whose protein sequence is MATLFPAATIFPIPTDPLAAYGPLVAHRNPESVVPAPYEHFAVKAVAPTIGAEISGIRLGGGLSDAVIAELRRALLEWKVLFFRDQDLDRAEHRAFAERWGDLEQHPFFKYTQPGQTDVDVTTLAKDAMVGGVENNWHNDVTWHEFPSFAAVLRAVEVPEVGGDTLWADTAAGYDLLPEDIKKRIDPLVAEHDWINSFGRSMPVDAVEMLRPKFPAVQHPVVRIIPESGRRVLFVNMTFTQRILGVSEEESNELLTMLYRHVNRPEFQVRLKWEPNTVAFWDNRTCQHYAASDYFPARRVMDRISIVGDRPVGVGG
- a CDS encoding MerR family transcriptional regulator; amino-acid sequence: MMTIGELAKLAGTTVRSVRYYHSNGLLEEPQRQPNGYRMYRAVDLARLSRIRRLRDLGIPVAKIAELLDGDAHDTRSALDALDKELATKAEQIAVQRAHIESLRRNADPELPDAFSEVLAQYVVAGAPTAWIDNERELLILALTVSGGDPEVCDSLLSAHRRVLAEPNREQAIELITRMYALADAPADADTIAALAIQFCDFTERVLPEQAAPEDASPTRLVAVLREHQADRRTVTQERFAKAVAAEFAARQSRL
- a CDS encoding alpha/beta fold hydrolase; this translates as MTGFTMPRSRMPRSRRWLATTIAAAALAVPALAACSDPATPQEDPQSNLSAFYEQDLEWGPCATDTGTSTASECAMVTVPLDYSAPDGKTIEVAISRVASTDPAQRRGILLTNPGGPGGRGLGLPEILNAGMTPEVAAAYDVIGTDTRGLGKSTPIDCGVEQMTWMRSPGTTDEGWNESVALAREAADTCWDKYPDYLPHINTQNIARDLDVIRGALDQEKASYFGWSYGTYLGATYAQMFPDRIDRVVLDSAPDPKKYGYEMFQDMGPANEKAIDGFSQWAAEHNSTYALGSTPAEVRALIEKLISDAATTPIQIGDHAVDDHVLPFLMYVNGTGDTEKESEAFAQVLFQLRDLAAGKTVENIHPQLTGLMQAWFQTELGTGPDYAGTIAIVCGDVSMPSDPQWYRNKLEEHRDDQPIFAGTHNTIMPCAFWRSEAPTRIDIDNNVPALQIQATGDTRTTYDEGLGMHEAMKGSRLVTVPGRTHAVFPGYANTCANAAVNSYLLDGSLPAEDVVCES
- a CDS encoding AMP-binding protein codes for the protein MRLTDYLDKGASLGSTAPCLTMGERTLSYGEVQQFSRRFAASLAASGIAAGEKVAILSGNDPISFSCVFGISRAGAVWCPINPRNEAAENRDLLDLFDCRALFFQKSYAPLVDQIKDALPQLVTLVCIDGEWDSAQSLESWLGEDELDAAAPDDVTMLVGTGGTTGRPKGVMLTGHNIETMTAITLMSYPFEGRPVYLALAPLTHAAGVLCFPIMALGGEVVIMPKPDLGYFLANVQKHKVTHTFLPPTLIYMLLEHEALSATDLSSLQCFWYGAAPISPTRLAEAIDKIGPVMAQLFGQSEAPMMISTMSPKEHFGSDGTVATSRLSSAGRPSPLVTVGIMDDKGALLGHGERGEVVIRSSLVMAGYYKNPDATAEASAHGWHHTGDIGYLDEDNFLFIVDRAKDMIITGGFNVYSVEVEQALMAYPGIQDCGVIGLPDDKWGERVVAVVQPHLGADIDGAEVMAFVKARIGSVKTPKQVIVWDDLPRSKVGKVLKNEIKSELTG